The following are encoded in a window of Pseudalgibacter alginicilyticus genomic DNA:
- a CDS encoding FeoA family protein, whose translation MQNTLAHLKRGERGVITDVSSIHIPLKLLEMGCLPGNLVKLVQLAPFKDPMYLNINGTHLAIRKETAIHILINKI comes from the coding sequence TTGCAAAATACTTTAGCACATTTAAAACGAGGAGAAAGAGGCGTAATAACAGATGTTTCCTCTATTCATATACCATTAAAACTATTAGAAATGGGATGCCTACCTGGAAATTTAGTAAAACTTGTTCAATTGGCTCCTTTTAAAGACCCCATGTATTTAAACATTAATGGAACCCATTTAGCAATTAGAAAAGAAACAGCTATTCATATTTTAATTAACAAAATATGA